From Vibrio aerogenes, a single genomic window includes:
- a CDS encoding D-ribose ABC transporter substrate-binding protein: MKNKILTISMLAIASVFSGFAMADNGLIAIITPSHDNPFFKAEAMGAKAKAEALGYSTLIASHDDDANKQDQLITTAIARKAKAIIIDNAGSDVTIGSLEKAKKAGIPSFLIDREINLTGVAVSQIVSNNYQGAQLGAEKFVELMGEKGNYVELVGRESDTNAHVRSQGYHDIIDDYTDMKMVARQTANWSQTEAFTRMESILQANPDIKGVISGNDTMALGAEAALKAAGRSDVIVVGFDGSDYVRDSILAKANIKATVLQPAWAQAQMAVEQADKYLRTGSTGEPEKQLMDCILIDSANAGKLDTFALK; encoded by the coding sequence ATGAAAAATAAAATATTAACAATCAGCATGTTAGCGATCGCCTCAGTTTTTTCGGGGTTCGCTATGGCTGACAATGGCCTGATAGCTATCATTACCCCTTCCCATGACAATCCTTTTTTTAAAGCCGAAGCGATGGGCGCAAAAGCCAAAGCGGAGGCGTTAGGTTATTCAACACTGATTGCATCGCATGACGACGATGCCAACAAACAGGACCAACTGATTACCACCGCCATTGCCCGTAAAGCCAAAGCGATCATTATTGATAATGCCGGTTCTGACGTCACCATCGGCTCGCTGGAGAAAGCGAAAAAAGCCGGTATTCCCTCCTTTTTAATCGATCGTGAAATCAATTTAACCGGTGTCGCGGTTTCCCAGATTGTGTCGAACAACTACCAGGGCGCACAGCTGGGCGCTGAGAAGTTTGTTGAGCTGATGGGTGAAAAAGGGAACTACGTGGAGCTGGTCGGGCGTGAGTCTGATACCAATGCGCATGTTCGCTCTCAGGGATATCACGACATCATTGATGATTATACCGATATGAAAATGGTCGCCCGGCAAACGGCGAACTGGAGTCAAACCGAAGCCTTTACGCGGATGGAATCCATTTTACAGGCGAATCCCGATATTAAAGGGGTGATTTCCGGTAATGACACCATGGCTCTCGGTGCAGAAGCGGCGCTGAAAGCGGCTGGCCGCAGTGATGTGATTGTGGTGGGGTTTGATGGCAGTGATTATGTGCGGGACTCGATTCTTGCTAAAGCAAACATTAAAGCAACCGTGTTACAGCCTGCCTGGGCTCAGGCTCAGATGGCGGTTGAACAGGCGGATAAATATCTCAGAACCGGCAGTACCGGTGAACCAGAGAAGCAACTGATGGATTGTATTCTGATCGATAGCGCCAATGCGGGAAAACTCGATACCTTTGCACTGAAGTAA
- the nadS gene encoding NadS family protein yields MTIFEDLKTSLEEATAIKRGQKKAAKTTRYEIADVKAIRAQLKVSQAEFAAALGTSVDTIKSWESRRRNPTGLAAKVLAMIKDNPEFYQQLTLY; encoded by the coding sequence ATGACCATCTTCGAAGATCTGAAAACTTCCCTTGAAGAAGCCACCGCCATCAAACGAGGGCAGAAAAAAGCGGCAAAAACTACCCGCTATGAAATTGCGGATGTGAAAGCGATACGGGCGCAACTGAAAGTCTCTCAGGCTGAGTTTGCGGCTGCACTCGGCACCAGTGTTGATACCATTAAAAGCTGGGAGAGCAGACGCAGGAACCCGACCGGGCTGGCAGCTAAAGTGCTGGCAATGATCAAAGATAACCCTGAGTTTTATCAACAGCTGACTCTGTATTAA
- a CDS encoding ABC transporter permease encodes MMKTKAIENMPASASQFNSANIGLILLKLRTFIALFIILGFFSFTVDGFLAPASLIIMIKHISINAFLALGITFVIITAGIDLSIGATLGFCGMVAGYMISHGIVLPMFGIAIFPSVWVIVPVVLVVGGLIGAVNGVIITRYNVAPFICTLGTMYIIRGAAMLLSGGETFPGLQGNPQLGNTGFDVIGAGSLLGIPYAIWLMFIVAGVIAYVAKKLPFGRHVYSIGDNERAAELSGVKVNSVKVWVYTISGFCAAIAGIVVTSQLVASHPATGTAFEMNAIAAVVLGGTSLAGGRGTVTGTLIGAFVIGILADGLVMMGVSEFWQMVIKGIVIIIAVIIDQMQSKMQYKAAITSQKTVG; translated from the coding sequence ATGATGAAAACGAAAGCAATAGAGAATATGCCGGCGTCGGCATCACAATTCAATTCAGCCAATATTGGTTTGATTTTACTCAAGCTGAGAACGTTTATTGCGCTGTTTATTATTTTGGGTTTCTTTTCTTTTACGGTGGATGGTTTTCTGGCCCCGGCCAGTCTGATCATCATGATTAAACATATCTCGATTAACGCATTTCTCGCGTTAGGGATCACGTTTGTCATTATTACCGCAGGCATTGATTTATCGATTGGGGCAACGCTGGGTTTTTGCGGCATGGTGGCTGGTTACATGATTTCTCACGGAATCGTGCTGCCCATGTTCGGGATTGCGATTTTCCCCAGTGTCTGGGTCATCGTGCCGGTGGTGCTGGTGGTTGGCGGACTGATTGGCGCGGTGAATGGGGTGATTATCACCCGGTATAACGTGGCACCGTTCATCTGTACGCTGGGAACCATGTATATCATCCGCGGGGCGGCGATGTTGCTCTCCGGTGGTGAGACTTTTCCGGGATTACAGGGCAATCCGCAATTAGGGAATACCGGGTTTGATGTGATTGGAGCCGGTTCTCTGCTGGGGATTCCGTATGCGATCTGGCTGATGTTTATTGTCGCCGGTGTGATTGCGTATGTGGCGAAGAAACTGCCGTTTGGCCGTCATGTTTACTCGATTGGTGACAACGAGCGGGCTGCCGAATTATCCGGTGTGAAAGTGAATAGCGTGAAGGTGTGGGTTTATACCATTTCCGGATTCTGTGCAGCGATTGCCGGAATCGTGGTGACTTCACAACTGGTCGCCAGTCACCCGGCAACCGGGACGGCGTTTGAGATGAATGCGATTGCGGCCGTTGTGCTCGGCGGGACTTCTTTAGCCGGTGGACGTGGCACGGTGACCGGGACGCTGATTGGTGCGTTTGTGATCGGAATTCTGGCCGATGGTCTGGTGATGATGGGGGTGAGTGAATTCTGGCAGATGGTGATTAAAGGTATCGTGATTATTATTGCGGTCATCATTGATCAAATGCAGAGCAAAATGCAGTACAAAGCTGCGATTACGTCGCAGAAGACGGTCGGTTGA
- a CDS encoding FGGY family carbohydrate kinase, translating into MAQPFILAIDEGTTNAKAIAVSQSGQVLSKGSQPVELVYPHPGWAEQDPEQIWQATVSAISACLQPLAGDVPSGIAISNQRESVLIWERSTGKALTPLVSWQCRRSEEICRQIAQKPEAEQVKAFTGSVIDPLFPATKIRWLLDTLEQGTERAVKGELCAGTVDSWLVWKLTGGQQFVTDASNASRYQLFNIHTFAWDSQLLDLYQIPRQCLPDVLPSCGLRGQTSGLSVLPDGIPVLSQIGDSHAALYGQGGFNPGVVKATYGTGSSLMVRIETPPKQDLGVSTTVAWDDGKPGLAMEGNITHTGSAIQFISRMLGITEIDQLSEMAWSVKDSREVFFVPALAGLGAPHWDANARGLITGLTDAATPAHIARAAFESVAYQVADLLFAMEQSAEMTLSELSVDGGPTKNQQLMQFQADLLQKRIIKRDIAEVSALGAAFLAGRALNWWPDHQSLTALLPASEVVIPNPDAEQIHQHYKQWQQAIQRARFQASPLSNESKRS; encoded by the coding sequence ATGGCTCAGCCTTTTATCCTGGCAATTGACGAGGGAACCACAAACGCAAAAGCGATTGCTGTCAGCCAGAGCGGGCAGGTGCTGAGCAAAGGCAGTCAGCCGGTTGAGCTGGTGTATCCTCATCCGGGCTGGGCTGAGCAGGATCCTGAACAGATATGGCAGGCAACGGTCAGCGCCATCAGTGCATGTTTACAGCCTTTAGCGGGTGATGTGCCATCAGGCATTGCGATCAGTAATCAGCGTGAATCGGTATTGATTTGGGAGCGCAGCACGGGGAAAGCCCTGACGCCGCTGGTGAGCTGGCAGTGTCGTCGCTCTGAAGAGATTTGCAGACAGATCGCGCAGAAGCCGGAAGCAGAGCAGGTGAAAGCGTTCACCGGCTCGGTGATTGACCCGCTGTTCCCGGCTACGAAGATTCGCTGGTTACTTGATACGCTGGAACAGGGGACAGAAAGAGCGGTGAAGGGCGAGCTTTGTGCCGGAACGGTGGATAGCTGGCTGGTCTGGAAACTGACGGGCGGTCAGCAATTCGTCACGGATGCGTCGAATGCTTCCCGGTATCAGTTGTTTAATATTCATACTTTCGCCTGGGATTCTCAGCTCCTCGATCTGTATCAAATTCCCCGGCAATGCTTACCTGACGTTTTACCTTCCTGTGGACTGCGCGGCCAGACCAGCGGCTTGTCTGTGTTGCCAGACGGCATTCCTGTGTTGTCTCAGATTGGTGATTCCCATGCGGCTTTGTACGGACAGGGCGGGTTTAATCCCGGCGTGGTGAAAGCGACCTATGGTACAGGCAGCTCACTCATGGTGCGTATTGAAACGCCACCAAAACAGGATTTGGGCGTGAGCACAACGGTCGCATGGGACGATGGAAAGCCTGGTCTGGCAATGGAAGGCAATATCACCCATACCGGGTCCGCGATTCAATTCATTTCCAGAATGCTGGGGATTACAGAAATTGATCAACTCAGCGAGATGGCCTGGTCTGTAAAAGACAGCCGCGAAGTGTTTTTTGTACCGGCACTGGCCGGACTGGGGGCACCTCACTGGGATGCGAATGCCCGCGGATTGATTACAGGTTTAACCGATGCTGCAACACCGGCACATATCGCAAGAGCTGCGTTTGAGTCGGTTGCCTATCAGGTCGCTGATTTACTGTTTGCCATGGAGCAATCGGCAGAGATGACACTGAGTGAGTTGTCTGTCGATGGCGGCCCGACGAAGAATCAGCAACTGATGCAGTTTCAGGCAGATTTATTACAAAAAAGGATCATCAAACGGGATATTGCCGAAGTCTCTGCACTGGGCGCTGCATTTCTTGCCGGCCGTGCGTTGAACTGGTGGCCGGATCATCAGTCTCTGACTGCATTACTGCCTGCCAGTGAAGTCGTGATACCAAATCCTGATGCTGAACAGATCCACCAACATTATAAGCAATGGCAACAAGCCATTCAGCGCGCCCGCTTTCAAGCGAGCCCTTTATCCAATGAATCGAAGAGGTCTTGA
- a CDS encoding sugar ABC transporter ATP-binding protein, with translation MNTKNKDIIMRAENISMVFPGTKALDNVSYNVYRGAVNVIIGENGAGKSTLMKILAGVQQQTLGQLLIEGQPVVIDSTRSAAEHGIGMVHQELNLSDNLTVAENIFLGRELQTGLAPIDNTKQCEVAARLMKRLKQEIDPNALVSGLKVGQKQLVEIGKALSEKVDILILDEPTSALSKTEVEILFDVIRDLTAQGVSIIYISHRLEELMEIGTYITILRDGKFQAEAAVEDIDVSWIVREMLGNDPVADFLPENRQYGIKVLEAEGITLTNEAESNVVDDVSFFVREGEIVGIYGLMGAGRTELFECLVGKAQYAGRFSLNGKIIGANTSTPDRIKMGIGLVPEDRKQSGIFPVSSVATNLTISSLWKRLKGITISEKDEEAAVSRAISDLSIKVSSPGVEIQALSGGNQQKVVIGRSLLNEPKVLLLDEPTRGIDVGAKGDVFEMMVKLSEQGIGVLFSTSDLKEIMSVSDRILVMSNGKLTANVLRRETTEEELVLASAQGF, from the coding sequence ATGAATACGAAAAATAAAGACATCATCATGCGTGCTGAGAATATCTCGATGGTGTTTCCCGGCACGAAGGCACTGGACAATGTTTCCTACAATGTTTATCGCGGTGCTGTGAATGTCATCATTGGTGAAAACGGCGCAGGGAAGTCGACCCTGATGAAAATACTGGCCGGTGTTCAGCAGCAGACGCTGGGGCAGCTGTTGATTGAAGGACAGCCGGTGGTGATAGACAGCACCCGGAGTGCAGCGGAGCACGGTATCGGGATGGTGCATCAGGAGCTGAATCTGTCGGATAACCTGACGGTGGCTGAAAATATTTTTCTCGGCAGAGAACTGCAAACAGGACTTGCACCGATCGATAACACAAAACAGTGTGAAGTTGCAGCCCGGTTAATGAAACGGCTCAAGCAGGAGATTGACCCGAATGCACTGGTTTCCGGTTTAAAGGTCGGGCAAAAACAGTTAGTTGAGATTGGCAAAGCGTTGTCAGAAAAAGTCGACATTCTGATTCTGGACGAGCCGACATCAGCCCTGAGTAAAACTGAAGTTGAGATCCTGTTTGATGTCATTCGTGACCTGACGGCGCAGGGGGTTTCGATTATTTATATTTCCCATCGTTTAGAAGAACTGATGGAAATCGGTACGTACATTACGATTTTGCGGGACGGTAAATTTCAGGCTGAAGCCGCGGTTGAAGACATTGATGTATCGTGGATTGTGCGCGAAATGCTGGGCAATGATCCGGTGGCAGACTTTTTACCGGAAAACCGTCAGTACGGCATTAAGGTGCTCGAAGCGGAAGGGATTACGTTAACCAATGAGGCCGAGTCGAATGTGGTGGACGATGTGTCTTTCTTTGTCCGGGAAGGTGAAATTGTCGGCATTTATGGACTGATGGGCGCAGGGCGGACCGAACTATTCGAGTGTCTGGTCGGGAAAGCACAATACGCAGGACGCTTTTCACTGAACGGTAAAATTATCGGTGCAAACACTTCAACGCCGGACCGGATCAAAATGGGCATCGGACTCGTGCCGGAAGATCGCAAGCAGTCCGGAATTTTTCCGGTCAGCTCTGTGGCGACCAATCTGACCATTTCAAGCCTGTGGAAGCGGTTAAAAGGCATTACGATTTCAGAAAAAGATGAAGAAGCTGCCGTGAGCCGGGCGATCAGCGATTTGTCGATCAAAGTCTCGTCTCCCGGTGTTGAAATTCAGGCATTAAGCGGAGGAAATCAGCAAAAAGTTGTCATTGGACGATCATTGCTCAATGAACCCAAAGTGCTGCTGCTCGATGAACCCACACGGGGCATCGATGTCGGGGCCAAAGGGGATGTATTTGAAATGATGGTGAAATTGTCGGAGCAGGGAATTGGTGTTCTGTTTTCCACCTCGGATCTGAAAGAAATTATGTCTGTCTCAGACCGGATTCTGGTGATGTCGAACGGAAAACTGACGGCAAATGTATTGCGCAGGGAAACCACTGAAGAAGAGTTAGTACTGGCAAGTGCTCAGGGATTTTAA
- a CDS encoding transketolase family protein produces MANAEHFANIMVERFIEAVNRGVDLVPVVADSTSTAKIAPFIEAFPDRLVNVGIAEQALVGTAAGLALGGKVAVTCNAAPFLISRANEQVKVDVCYNNTNVKLFGLNSGASYGPLASTHHSIDDISVMRGFGNIEIYAPASPKQCRQIIDYAIEKQGPVYIRMDGKPLPEIFSDSYQFEPGRVDVIAEGEEIALIGMGSVMHEVAEAAATLNASGVSAKAICLSSIRPCDTDELARQLTGIRFAVTVEEHNVNGGVGAMVAEVIAEFDTGTRLKRLGIHDGAYALAGDRQSMRAYHGIDAGSVVDTALNLLREK; encoded by the coding sequence ATGGCTAATGCAGAGCATTTTGCAAATATTATGGTGGAACGTTTTATCGAAGCGGTCAATCGCGGTGTAGATTTAGTGCCGGTGGTGGCCGACTCAACCTCGACCGCAAAAATTGCCCCTTTCATTGAAGCGTTTCCGGACCGGCTGGTGAATGTCGGGATTGCGGAACAGGCGCTGGTCGGTACGGCTGCCGGGCTGGCGCTGGGCGGTAAAGTCGCGGTGACCTGTAATGCGGCTCCGTTTCTGATTTCCCGTGCGAATGAGCAGGTGAAAGTCGACGTCTGTTACAACAATACCAATGTGAAACTGTTTGGTCTGAACTCGGGTGCCAGCTATGGGCCTTTAGCCAGCACGCACCACAGTATTGATGATATCTCTGTGATGCGGGGATTTGGCAATATTGAGATATACGCACCAGCTTCTCCCAAACAGTGTCGCCAAATCATCGATTATGCGATAGAAAAACAAGGGCCGGTTTATATCCGGATGGACGGAAAACCGCTGCCGGAGATTTTCTCAGACAGTTATCAGTTTGAGCCGGGCCGGGTTGATGTCATCGCTGAAGGGGAAGAAATTGCCCTGATTGGCATGGGATCGGTGATGCATGAAGTGGCAGAAGCCGCCGCGACGCTGAATGCCTCCGGCGTGTCGGCCAAAGCGATTTGTCTTTCGTCAATTCGTCCCTGTGACACGGATGAGCTGGCAAGGCAACTCACCGGTATCCGCTTCGCGGTTACCGTGGAAGAACACAATGTGAACGGCGGTGTCGGCGCGATGGTGGCAGAAGTGATTGCCGAGTTTGATACCGGCACCCGGCTGAAAAGGCTGGGTATTCACGACGGCGCTTATGCGCTGGCTGGCGACCGTCAGTCAATGAGAGCTTATCACGGCATTGATGCAGGAAGTGTTGTTGATACAGCACTGAATCTGTTGAGGGAGAAGTAG
- a CDS encoding L-fucose/L-arabinose isomerase family protein, whose protein sequence is MMNNTLEQITLGVLFGNRNFFPSYLVDDARKDVLTVFEQMGIKAVMLSETQTQYGGVETYQDAKVAAELLKQHKDEIQGILVCLPNFGDEKAIANAIRLSGLDVPVLVQAESDSLDKMGLATRRDSFCGKISLCNNLRQYGIPYSLTTQHVCEVNSDIFKQDLAQFERVCRVVNKMRGCRVGAIGARPASFNTVRYSEKMLERLGVTVETIDLSEIFASVDNIKDDDIRIDEKLALLKNNADTQQIAEDKLLMMAKLFVVISQWISENDIQTTAIQCWTSLQQTLGVNVCSIMSVMSGQLIPSACEVDVMGALSMYALSMASQQPASIADWNNNFGESRDKCVLFHCGNFATSELDNPFMSTADIIGTTVGCENTCGAINGRMKSGPLTYFRLSTDEFEGVVKSYVGEGRFVDDALDTVGCRAVVQVNELESLLAYICNNGFEHHVAMNHSSVGDVLYEAFTKYLGVACYQHQ, encoded by the coding sequence ATGATGAATAATACACTGGAGCAAATTACCCTGGGCGTTCTTTTCGGTAACCGTAACTTTTTTCCCAGCTATCTGGTTGATGATGCAAGGAAAGATGTGCTGACGGTTTTTGAACAGATGGGCATCAAAGCTGTCATGCTGTCTGAGACACAAACTCAGTATGGTGGCGTGGAAACCTATCAGGATGCCAAAGTCGCAGCTGAGTTGCTCAAACAACATAAAGATGAAATTCAGGGCATTTTAGTATGCCTGCCGAACTTTGGTGATGAGAAGGCCATTGCGAATGCGATTCGTCTGTCAGGGCTGGATGTCCCTGTGCTGGTTCAGGCGGAGTCTGACTCGCTGGATAAAATGGGGCTGGCAACCCGGCGGGATAGTTTCTGTGGCAAAATTTCGCTGTGTAATAACCTGCGTCAGTACGGCATTCCCTATTCACTGACAACGCAACATGTGTGCGAAGTGAACAGTGATATCTTCAAACAGGATTTGGCGCAGTTTGAACGGGTGTGCCGGGTAGTGAATAAAATGCGGGGTTGCCGGGTGGGTGCAATCGGTGCCAGACCGGCCAGCTTTAATACGGTTCGTTACAGCGAAAAAATGCTGGAGCGATTGGGCGTTACGGTTGAAACCATCGACTTGTCAGAAATTTTTGCCAGCGTAGATAACATCAAAGACGATGATATCCGGATTGATGAAAAACTGGCATTACTGAAAAATAATGCCGACACGCAGCAGATTGCTGAAGATAAATTGTTGATGATGGCCAAGCTGTTTGTCGTGATCAGCCAGTGGATTTCTGAAAATGATATCCAGACAACGGCGATTCAGTGCTGGACATCGTTGCAGCAAACGTTGGGCGTGAATGTCTGTTCGATCATGAGTGTGATGTCCGGGCAGTTAATTCCGAGCGCCTGTGAAGTGGACGTGATGGGGGCGTTATCTATGTATGCGTTGTCGATGGCTTCTCAGCAACCGGCTTCGATTGCGGACTGGAATAACAACTTTGGTGAATCCCGCGATAAGTGCGTGCTGTTCCACTGCGGTAACTTTGCAACATCGGAGCTGGATAATCCGTTTATGAGTACGGCGGATATTATCGGCACAACGGTGGGATGTGAAAATACCTGCGGTGCGATTAACGGGCGGATGAAATCCGGACCTTTGACTTATTTCCGTTTATCCACGGATGAGTTTGAGGGTGTGGTGAAGTCTTATGTCGGAGAAGGCCGGTTTGTGGATGACGCACTGGATACGGTTGGGTGTCGTGCGGTTGTGCAGGTCAATGAGTTAGAGTCGTTGCTGGCTTATATTTGCAATAACGGCTTTGAGCATCATGTTGCGATGAATCACTCTTCGGTCGGGGATGTACTGTACGAAGCGTTTACCAAATATCTTGGCGTCGCGTGTTATCAACATCAATAA
- a CDS encoding transporter substrate-binding domain-containing protein: MDKKSLTTLFTVLLLAFAVPAQADLLKEIVNRGVIKVGTTGDYKPFTFLENGHYSGYDIDVAQHLAEQMGVKVEFVQTSWKHLTDGLKNGEYDIAMGGITKRMNREMIADISQGYMTFGKCFLVASGLGSRFDTLEKVNQPKVRVGVNIGGTNEKFAMKYLPDATLVKFKNNLDVPEAVAAGKVDVMITETPEALFYDHKDKRLDAVRAHNPFTKSQFGYLVPAGEQRLLNVVNYAMEDMALKGIDKALMQKNGL; this comes from the coding sequence ATGGATAAAAAATCCCTGACCACACTTTTCACGGTTTTACTGTTGGCGTTTGCTGTGCCTGCTCAGGCTGACCTGCTCAAAGAGATCGTCAACCGCGGGGTGATAAAAGTCGGCACAACCGGCGATTACAAACCATTTACGTTTCTGGAAAATGGCCACTACAGCGGTTACGACATTGATGTCGCACAGCATCTGGCAGAGCAAATGGGCGTGAAAGTTGAATTTGTCCAAACCAGCTGGAAACACCTGACGGACGGATTGAAAAACGGCGAATATGACATCGCCATGGGCGGGATCACCAAGCGGATGAACCGTGAGATGATCGCCGATATTTCACAAGGTTATATGACATTTGGAAAATGTTTTCTGGTCGCCAGCGGTCTTGGCAGCCGGTTCGATACACTGGAAAAAGTGAACCAGCCGAAAGTCAGAGTGGGCGTCAACATTGGCGGCACCAACGAAAAATTCGCAATGAAATATCTGCCGGATGCCACGCTCGTCAAATTTAAAAACAACCTTGATGTCCCGGAAGCGGTCGCAGCGGGCAAAGTGGATGTGATGATCACCGAAACCCCGGAAGCGCTGTTTTATGATCACAAAGACAAACGCCTGGACGCCGTGCGTGCCCATAATCCGTTCACGAAAAGTCAGTTCGGTTATCTGGTGCCGGCAGGTGAGCAACGCCTGCTGAATGTCGTCAATTACGCGATGGAAGATATGGCCCTGAAAGGCATCGATAAAGCACTGATGCAAAAAAATGGCTTATAA
- a CDS encoding transketolase yields the protein MNPYCLSIDELKKKATEIRKRIVVLNAESPAGGHTGADLSQVEIVTSLYFRILNCAPDRTDDPERDVYIQSKGHAAGGYYCCLAEAGYFPVDWLPHYQHADSKLPGHPVRQKTPGVELNTGALGHGLPVAVGLALAAKKSGSKRKIYVVTGDGELAEGSNWEAALVAAHYGLDNLIIINDKNKLQLAGYTKDIMKTDPLDKKWEAFGMQVTECDGNDVGSVVDALEGLKQEGKPNVVIANTIKGAGISFIQGRPEWHHRVPKGEEVTQALEELSHG from the coding sequence ATGAATCCTTACTGTTTATCTATCGATGAACTGAAAAAGAAAGCCACCGAAATCCGTAAACGGATTGTGGTCCTGAACGCGGAGAGCCCGGCTGGCGGGCATACGGGGGCTGACTTATCACAAGTCGAAATCGTGACATCACTTTACTTCCGGATCCTGAACTGTGCACCGGACAGAACAGATGATCCGGAGCGTGATGTTTACATTCAGTCGAAAGGCCATGCGGCGGGCGGCTATTACTGCTGTCTGGCTGAGGCGGGCTATTTCCCTGTGGACTGGCTGCCACATTATCAGCATGCAGACTCAAAATTACCCGGTCATCCGGTCAGGCAAAAAACACCGGGCGTTGAGCTTAATACCGGTGCTTTGGGGCATGGTTTGCCTGTGGCCGTCGGGCTGGCTCTGGCGGCAAAAAAATCCGGCAGCAAAAGAAAAATCTATGTGGTGACCGGTGACGGAGAGCTGGCAGAAGGCAGCAACTGGGAAGCGGCTCTGGTAGCGGCACATTACGGCCTGGATAACTTAATCATCATCAATGATAAGAACAAACTTCAGCTGGCGGGTTACACCAAAGACATCATGAAGACCGATCCGCTGGATAAAAAATGGGAAGCGTTCGGGATGCAGGTCACTGAGTGTGATGGCAATGATGTCGGCTCGGTGGTGGATGCGCTGGAAGGCTTGAAGCAAGAGGGAAAACCGAATGTTGTGATTGCGAATACGATCAAAGGTGCGGGTATTTCCTTTATTCAGGGGCGTCCGGAATGGCATCACCGGGTACCGAAAGGTGAAGAAGTGACGCAGGCACTGGAGGAGTTAAGTCATGGCTAA
- a CDS encoding type II toxin-antitoxin system RelE/ParE family toxin yields the protein MHHAIEFVETSVFTRQIKLLATENELIKLQIELIVQPDKGVLIQGTGGLRKVRMATGNRGKSGCLRVIYFLAHAEKIYLLLAYPKNEKETLTPTEKNELKNLVKILKGEDQ from the coding sequence GTGCATCATGCAATCGAGTTTGTCGAGACCTCGGTTTTTACCCGGCAAATCAAGTTACTCGCAACCGAGAATGAACTGATTAAACTGCAAATTGAACTGATCGTTCAGCCAGATAAAGGCGTTTTAATTCAAGGTACCGGGGGGCTCCGTAAAGTCAGAATGGCCACAGGAAACCGGGGAAAAAGTGGCTGTTTACGAGTCATCTATTTTCTGGCTCATGCCGAAAAAATATATCTATTACTGGCATACCCAAAGAATGAGAAAGAGACATTAACACCAACCGAAAAAAACGAGCTGAAAAATCTGGTGAAAATACTAAAAGGAGAAGATCAATGA
- a CDS encoding DUF2291 family protein produces MKIDHVLKLSLIPLCCLALWGCDVVKLDQHGKPIIPMSAAEAASLKNMTPAALADKFWDHILSEAQKVSGAFGEQTMKEDSSRFVRIHGIVNSLDDSKKRATMTVTSAQHQVVLQIGPIIRGNSIRDAASFIQFDDFKNQVQFARLSKALNKKAMQHFVRPDASWVGHQVDILAAVTRKKAGITDVIPLEMTKR; encoded by the coding sequence ATGAAAATAGACCATGTACTCAAATTGTCACTGATTCCGCTGTGTTGCCTGGCTTTATGGGGCTGCGATGTGGTGAAGCTGGATCAGCATGGCAAACCCATTATCCCGATGTCTGCTGCAGAGGCCGCCTCGCTGAAGAATATGACGCCAGCCGCGTTAGCAGACAAATTCTGGGATCATATTTTAAGTGAAGCTCAAAAGGTTTCCGGGGCGTTCGGGGAGCAAACCATGAAAGAGGATAGCAGCCGGTTTGTCCGGATTCACGGCATCGTGAACAGTCTTGATGACAGTAAAAAGCGGGCCACGATGACGGTGACCAGTGCTCAGCATCAGGTGGTATTACAAATCGGTCCGATTATCCGGGGGAACTCCATCCGTGATGCAGCCAGCTTTATTCAGTTTGATGATTTTAAAAATCAGGTGCAGTTTGCCCGGTTGTCCAAGGCGTTAAACAAGAAAGCGATGCAACATTTCGTCCGTCCGGATGCGTCGTGGGTTGGCCATCAGGTGGATATTTTAGCTGCTGTAACCCGTAAAAAAGCCGGAATTACGGATGTGATTCCGCTGGAAATGACCAAGAGATAA